taggGCTTCGGGAGTTCTCCTGATTAGTCCTTTTTGGGGAACACTTTTGGGAAATAAAAGGATTTCCTCCGTTTCATATCTGGGAGAGAGCATATTGAAACAGACAATGGCAGCAGTGGGAAAACCATCAGGACCGTTCTGCATGTGTGCGATACGGAGAAGTCTTTGATAAAACTGATGGCAATTTCTTTTCATTCCGCCTCAGTCTGAGCAGTTTCAAAGCGCCGCCGTTATTTGAAATGAAACAAGAACAAGTTTGACGCTTGGTACCCGACAGACCGAATGACTATCAGACtaagtgaaaaatgaaaaagcagtttTGTGCAAATAGAGAATGGGCTGCATGCACAATTAGACGTATTGTTTTTAGAAAACCTGATATAATTCAACTGTTTACGACTGTGGCAGTGGCATTTTGAAAGAGATGAATTTAAGGATGCAAACTTTTAAGAAAGGTTGTCTGCTTGACAAAAAAagaatccatccatccatcatctaGAGATGAAATTAGAATGTGCTGAAAACAACCCAACTAGCCACATTTGATATGAGGATAATGACTCCAAAGGtttaaggggtcatatgacacggctaaaactaatattatggtttgttttagatgtaatgtaatgtgtatacacgatttaaggttcaaacacgctgtattttccacataccgtgcatgtttgtatctcctctttggagctcatggctctgaaaagcgaggtgtgctgtgattggccagttcaccagtgcgtagtgattggtcgaatgccgcaagcgtgtgagggaaatgtaacgcctcttaccatatttggaacatcaggttcctcttcaattgtactgacaggtacgcccaccttacttgcgtctacatttgggcggtcttagtcaaatcagaccaccaactgacgtagatttgtgggggtgtggttacacgaggcgtttcaggcaggtctgggtgagcattcgcttttacatagaatgcatcttttgttcccacactttcatttttgcaattttacgtgtcttaatacatgcacgggcaacttataacacaccaaagacacagaaaaacacgtgtttgtgccatatgacccctttaacaagaTGCAACTCAACCAGCGTGCAGCTGAGCAAACCAGGaaaaatccattaaaaaaatccagtatactgtatatccactttctctgtgttttatttgatgtaaatGATACAAATATCAGGTATAGCAGTGATTCATGTTGAATTTCAGACAACAAGGTCTCTCctttatttgacctctacaagaCAAGATCAGCGATCTGCTATTTCTAGCATGTGCATCATGACTCAAAAAACAAGCTGCCGAGATCCTGTGAACTCTGGTTTTCTTTCAGCACAAGCTTTAGACTTCTTTTACCTTTTACAATCTAAGCACTTTTCAGTGCCAGCAATCcataataaatgtctgtgcTGTGTCTTTTTCATCCTGCCATCACGAAAACTGataaatatagatttttaaaTAGCATTACTACTAAAGGGGTGAAATAACGAAATTACAATTATTCTGTTAGCATACAGtagcttaaagtgatacttcacccaacaatgaaaattctgtcaaaattTACTcgcactcttgtcatttcaaacctgtatgactttcgttcttccgcagaacaaaaaagatgatattttaaagaacgttgttaaccggcacccattcacttgcattggttttgtatccgcacaatagaagtgaatgggtgccgacgCCTTTTGGTtcccaacgttcttcaaaaatatgttctgtggaagaaagaaagtcataccggtttgaaatgacaagactaGAGCATGaggaaacgatgacagaatttttgggtgcactTTAAGACATTACTAGGTTTTTAAAAGAGATCTCTGATGTCATACTTGATTCTGCTAGAAGGCAAATAGTTTAAATGGAGAGAAAATGGGACATCTCCTGCTTCTCACGAAGAGACCCGGTAATCTCACAACGGTCTGTGCTTAAGTTACACCTAAAGCCTCAACAACATCTCAAACTGTCCTCGAAATCGCCAAGAAACTACATACAGGCTTCTACAACCTTGGGCAAACACACAATCCTAAACTCACACATTTGAGCCAGTGTTGCTGTGTTGGACAGAACAGAACGCAAACAGCAACCCAGCTTCAGAATATCAACTTACAAATGTCATGGgatgaaatattcatttaataaaaatgacactGCTACAACGTTTTTACAACTACTAGAGCCAAAACAGCAACTTTTGCTCAGTGGTTGATCATAATCCTGCAAAAAGTGCTCAGGCAAAATGAGCCAGCGTGACGCACCCAACATCCAAGGTGGCATGAGTGGGTAGATGAATTGaactataaaaaatgaaatggtaaGTCTGAAAGACGGATGGATATGTGATGCAGTGAAGTGTGTAGAGAGGCAGTCGGGTCTCTCATCCCCAGCTGCAGTTAAGTGGAGGCAGGAATAGCTCTGTAGCAgggttaaaggaaaagttcatctcaaaatcaaaattgtgttgttttttacccacccacatgacgttcaacatgttttaagacctctcggcgtcttcggaacacaaataaagatattttaagtgACGTCAACAccattttgaacttttccttgAAGATGTGAACTGTGGGGCTCAGGGTCAGGCAAAGATTCAGGTCGGTGTGCCAATGTCACAGCGACTGCTAGTCTCCTGTGTGCTTTATGAATTCATAACAATAtcactgttttgtgtttttataaatattatatgtcAGAATGCAAACCAAACATAAggatttttaaatgcatgagcTCATGCATTGCACGTTTAGGGTTTCATTAATGTCCAAGCGTCTCCTTGGCAAGATTCATTGTAAAATTGTCTTGATGTTGAGCTGAAGCACGTAACACCAACTGGACATTATCTGCACATCTAAATTCAAAGGCCTTTCGCAACAGGTGGGCTCAGTCACGCTGGGGTCTTACACAATCAACCCCCATCAGTGTGTGATCTGTGCCAGCAGCAGCATATGTGCATCCCGAGAGTGTAAGTGATGCAAGCGGGAAGCCGATTTTCTGCTAGAGCCTGCCAGCGTCTGGTCACCCGTGTGCTTGACACGCCATCTTAACCGGCGTGACAGTCAACTAATTGTCCTATTCTGGCCTGCAGACACTTCCTGTGTTTCCTGCCATCAACATGTCTACTTATATATCTCACCGGTCTCAGTAAACAGGTAACAGTGCGACAGAGAGATAATCATAAATATTGAACATAACGCAGCACCACAGTTGTGATTTAAGATTcagaaatactgtaaaattacCATTACTATAAAACTGAAAGATTCTTTCAAATTTCCACGTaactgttgtttaaaataaaattgcacTTTATTAAAATTGCATTTTCACCTCCATATGCAAACTACTTTTATCTATAAAGTCTTAGAAAATTAGGCATATTCTATTGACCGTGTTTTCATTATGCATTGTGACATTATATTAACTGCTTTATGACAATTTCTTTATAACACTTATCATTTTCAATTATtactataatatataaaaatgcattataatAACAAGAAATATGTCCATACAAACATCATATAAATAATATCACAAGACCGAAAATCCTACTAAAATAGTCTTCATTTTCTGTATTcgttttttaacttatttttatttgtttattgtgtttaaatgtgactttactattacattttacgcatcttttatttcatcttattttcattacatctaGCTCCTAGAAAATATGTATCGTCCATGAAAAAAGatgaatgtaaataatattatttcataAAATCAGCTGAACATATAAAGAAGCAACatctttttacaatgttttgaAAACTAAATGCCCTTATTAATGAGACGTCTCCAGAACCATCAGCATCAAATTCATTTGACATTGAAAAAAGACTCGAATATTTGCATTGCAACATCCTAACGATGTTCTTAAAAGCATCTTATAAGCAGTGGTAAAGATTCTACATCGGTCTGGATGGCGAAGGGAGAGCGGTTTGTTTTCCTCTAGCAGAGGTCATTCACGTGAACTCGTCACGAGCTCTATCGATGCCACACCGTGTCGTTCTGCTGAAACGGACTGTTTAGCATCGTTACACAGATGCTTGGGGGAGACTGCGCGAGCAATAAAACGCGACAGACAGAAAACAATCGAGAGTACTTCATGTCGCGTTCACCCTCGCTGACCACTGCGTTACATTCGACTGCTCTTTGCGTCAAAGCATGCATGTGTAATGCACGTTTCTGTTCCTGTGGGCAGTTTTGAAGCGATGtcacgtgcatttgaaaaacagCGAAATGATGGATACCCGCACCGATGTGTTTGCATGCGCCTGCATCCAGGGCATCAATATAAGGATGCTGACCGGTCAAAACAACCAAGAACCATTTGCATCTAGAAAGCATATACGTTCATGTAAGGCGTCAGCATTTACGAGGCGTCTCTTACCTCCACACCTGCCCCATCTGAAGTACGTGCACGCAAGCGTGCCATATCCAAATAGAGATCATACACCATCGGTCCCTGCTGTAGATGCGCGAACTTAAATCCGCCGCGGCGTTTTTGCTGAGCCCCTCCACGGCCCCCGTGCCACCGCCGGTGTAGTCCTGAACAAACCACCTGAAACTCAGAATCTGGACCAGCACCGACGGCACCAGCACGAAGAACAGGGTCAGCCCGAACCACAGATAGTCCCGCTTGGAATAGTAGTCGACGGCCAGCCACAAGTCCGTCCCGACATCCCAGAAGAAGACGAGCAGCGCCAGGATGATCCACAGACAGTCCAGCCACAGGCGCTCCTCCAGCTGGTGCTGATGCTGCGGCCGTCTCCATCCTCCAGCATCACTCTTCCCGAGCAGAGACTGCAGACACGCGCTCCGGCAGCCCCAGTAACACGACGACGAGTGGCAGCAGTGGCAGATGTGTATGGCCGCGCTGTCCAGAGCGTCCTCGTCGCCGGCACCGGTCGCTTCGTCCAGGTTGTGCAGCTGGGCGAAACCGGTAACGACCCCCACGCCATCGGATTTTGCTGCCATCTTGCTCCATGAAACGCTTCATCCCCCCTTCTTCCGGGGCTCGTGGCGTCACTTCCGCAATACCTGTGCTGGTGTGTGATATTATTAAAATTGTCTGTGGATGTCAAATAAACGACGAGGAAAGTGGGGTTAGTTGTCACAAGGGATTGTCACGGGAAAGTCCAAACTTGTTTTAAAGGCTTAGTTCAAACCCCTCTCAAATCATGgtttttgcaaaaataaaaatggaaatgaatgcaGAAACTTTAAGTGTGTTCAGAAtctatgtattattaataattgcaAACTGCCACATATTATTGTTAGTCAAGTTTTCAGTACCAGCCAAAAAAACCCCAGATGCTTAACGTTTGTACAAGAAAACGGAAGAGTTCtgcaaatacataaatgtcTCCGAACAAAAACGTTGTCTATTTGTGTTCAGAAAACAGTACAGTTTCATGTAGCCTACTggtgaatcatttttattttgctaaaGAGCCTATAAGTTTTATAATGGCAGGTGCATTGTCACAACTTTCCCCAATTAGTGTTGCTGGCGATGTGTGTCCGATCTGTTCCTGAGTCTTCTAGACACACACGCAAGTtgtattttctgtttgattCAACTTAACATTGTATTAATGCTCTTTTCATATTTAAGACGGTTATGTTTCAGACAAAACATTGTCTCTGCAAACACATTCTGTGAGCTCCACTATATAATCACTGCAGTTTCAACACAGGGGAAATAAACTCCATTAGCAGAGCGCAAGAGTCTGTGCCACAGGATATTACACAAGCGGCCATCTTTAATGCCCTCCCTCAGGGTGCGGAGAATCCAAACCTCAAACAGACCCTGTGCAGAGATATTGCTGCTTCGACGCTCATCACTAATTAAAACTGTCATGATAAAAAGGACCGAGATGAGAACATTGTCAAGCACATTTCTAAGAAAGTATGAAGAACTATATTTTTCGCTTAGCTAATCATCCATACAATGTGGGGCAAAGGGATAGCACATCTTTCTGTaacgtttctttttttgtgtggaaaACAGTTTGTTGAAACAGTTCTAACTCTCTCTGGGGATCACGAAAGAACAAGAGCATGACATTTTGATGAAAGCTGACGTTGTGACTGTGGGCGAGTGAATACTGTAAGTGAGATAATTGCCTGGAGATCTCTTGAGTTCACTGCTGCAACTGCAGCACACAGTAAATCTATACTTTTGCTTGACTGGCACTGATGGTGCCAACTGCACATTCCATGTTTCTAAGTTCAATGAGTTCgtgattttaaatgaatgaaacctCTAGAACAGATGTTCAGGCTCTGCAATACATTTGTTAGTTAATTAGAAAACAACAACTGGAGGAAAGTTCCACTGGTTCTTTATGGACGACTCGCTATTGATTCAAATTAGATTAAATACATGGCCAGAACAAAACAGCCTAGTCTTCTCTTTCAAGGTAGGAACAAAATTGAAACAATTAGACAGAGGGTTCTTTGTGTTACTCTGCTGCAGTCCACGTTCAGAAAAAACGATGATTGGGAAACAGGATGTCTGATTATGTCTGTCAATAATGTGACTGATGCTGAAAGGACTGACATTAGAATATGAAGAAAATGAGATATATGGTGTGCACCCTCCAGTGTACAAACGGTGCAGGTGTCAGTGAAagtaaatgctttttttaaaattaatataactTTACATCGAACACGAGAGAGTGTCAAATTCAGCATTTAGAAATAACTGGATTTTTTTCACCGGTCACAACAACACCGCACCTGTGATTTCGGTGCCGTTCGTTTTAGTGCAGCGGTAGAAATCCCCCTTGCTCACGACGCCAAGCGAAGCGCCGCCGTCAATCCCACAAACCCCCGCGAGAGAAATGATTTTGAAAACGCTCGCGCACCTTCGCTCAAAACACGCCGGTGGAAAACTGTTTCTAAAATTACTTTTATAgagtaatttttaaaaaattaatgaCGATCGCGTCATTACTTCCTGTCGCGAACACGCTCGTCTTTGTAAAACAAGTAAAACCACAGACTGTCAGTGTGGTGAACCTCTCCAGTACAGACAAACATTGCAATGCACACCcttcataataataaattagacttttttatttgtttaatatttaatatcatGATACTGTTATTTTGTACAAATtaaatgtgcatgttttttcattaatacattgtatataataattgtaCTATACATGCCATATGAATATAGTTTATTTTGTGTGATTAGTCTAAAGAGATTGTCTGAGGTATTGCTCCTGACAGTCAACCtaagaaaaaatatgtttaccaGGTatgcagaaacaaatgtaactCTTGATGACATGCATCTAAATGCAGCAACCAAAAGGGAAATGTATCCATCACTGGCTGTGTGTTGTTACAACAAATGCAGGttgtttatatatacaaaagTTGATAGTATAACAGATACACTCTCCTCTGGTATATGAAACAAATGTAAGACATACTGACCATCTGGCCATGCAAAGCCTAGGATGTAACTTTTGTTGAGGTTGGAAACTTAAATTCATGACCAGAAGGTGGCAGCACGTTTTAATtctaattttaaatacagttgtGACCCTGTGCGTAAATTTACACCCAAGTGCAGTAGGGCAGACTTTATTGATGTACACAGAACATTATCATGTATCATCTTCATTCAGATGTCACGTTTCttgccaaaatgttttttttaccacaTTCTGAAGCATGAGATGTAGTCTCCATGGTAACACATCACTGATGATGccttttaaatcatatttttatctgGGGCAGCTGGGAATGagcctggccaaactgctcaGGAAAGTTTCACAAATCTTGTATTATTCATCAGCTGAAGTTGCAAATATCATGTTCAGGACATGTTCTGTGGTCGATGTTTGGAATTTCTGGTTTATATGTTAAAAGTTTTGACAAACCTTGTGTTAATTCAAAAGTGACATTTAAGTAAATCTCCTCAACAATCTTAAGATATTTCCACAGTGGTGGTTTTCTGTTGTCTGATTTAAAATTGAACACAGATCAGTTTGATAACATTGTGTCTGGGTTATTTCTGTCTAGCTGACAGCTGGCCTGTGATCTTATAGATGACATCAATACCCGCGGTGACTGGGGCTGGAAACACGACTATGACCTTCGAGTTGATTCAGACGATGCTCAACTTAACTGGCTTCGATTCCAGGCTCGAGCACACTAAACACCATCTGTGCTCAGGTTTTGGGGACCCCGTGGAATGGATGGTAATTGGCCTCTGCAGTGTTTTCTTCTTTGTGAAGATTAATGAAGGTCTAcatttttttccaataattCATATCAAATATTCCTCATTAAACAGTGAGGAACCcaactgtataaataaatacagagttTTATAACTGTTACAGTAAACTCAGTGATTATAGTACTTATCTCTATCCATTCCATTAACCTTTAAAATCTGATAATCCTtttgaaaatacagtatatttttcttaagcacgtaatttaaaaatgtaattgtcaaATCATATATCCTATCATATATTTCACTAGAATAtgtgaatatttattatttgcttGTGTGCACAAACATGTAATTTTCTGGTATGAAAACAATCATTGCATGAATTTTAATTTCACAAAGGTGCTTAGCTAAATGTTATATTGTTCCGCAAGTGATGTTTGTAGTTCAGGAAATaacttatttaaaaatacagatttgaCATTTGTAACCCAGAATAACATAATTCTATATCTATATTGATTAAATGGAATTTTAATCTGAATGGAAACACTTTAAATATAACAGTTTACTGCCAAAATACAATTTAGAAGTCGATAAGTCCAGTTTGGCTTGCCCTGGTTTCCAACACATAAAACAATGCTTTGAATGACaactgtatgtaaatatgtgtgAAGCCCTAAAATGTAAATTGTATATTAACAGAATTCACTGATTCCTGAGAGGTTAATGGCTCATATTTTGGGTACAGTGTGTACACGGCATATTAGTTTTCTCTTGCAGTCCCATAACCGGTGTAgatctttacattttattatgttacatGAATATCTGTTTATATACTCAAACAAACTTCTTTTTAGTGGACGTGGGCACACAGTGCTGTTTGGTGGAAACCGGATCATTTGTTAAGTGTCTTTCTGTTAGCTGAGATTTCTGCCTCAGTTTCAAATTCAGCAGGCTGTCGGTGAGACTGGCCTCCTCCATCAAACTCTCCATCATAATTTGTCCTTGCGACTGCAGAAAATTGTGCAGTAACTTTTCCACCTCCTAAAGAGAGAATCACAAAGTAAAAttatacaaacatattttttatttcgaaCGAGTTTCATCACACACCATTCAAGCCTCATCCACTAAAGAAAAGACTCATTTGTATGTTGACTGTTGAATCTTGTCGCCCATCTGCTGTCTCACATAGAGACCTTAGAACACAACAGTTGGGTTCCTCACTGTTTAATGAGGAATATTTGATATGAATTATTGGAGCCTTCACTTTTTACGTGGTGCTAGCAAAATTGGCAAGGTTTCTGCTGGCAGCCCTGTGGTCATTTATCTCAGCAGCCCTCCAATAGCCTGAAGAAAAACTTTGATGCTTTTTTAAAAGGTAAAATTCTGCCAAACACCTACAGGGCAGCTTTGATTCACAGCTGTGTTTGAAGTGTCTTccctttcaaaaacatttaaaaaaaataagttgaaTAGACATGTCATTTGGtactaaaatattttcatctgtaaagctgctttgctaCAATGCACATTGCAATATTAGTTATACTGAATGAAATAGATTTTGGACCGTAATCTCCTAACAAGCACCCAGAACCCCTgagaaaatgttacattttatatcGTAAACGTTGAAAATCGTTTACCAGTCTGCAAATATTTCCTTCGCGTGGAAGATCATTTAAACTGGCCTGCAGTTTGGCCATCATCTGAGCTTCAGTCTTCACTTTGAGTTTCATGATATCTGCTTCTGTCTTAGACCGAGTCTCTTCCAGGACCTGCTGCTGTTCCAGCTCCACGGCATCTGTTCCCTCACACAGGGGCGGTGGATGAGGGGGCCCTTCAACCTCAAGCTCAGATCTGATGTGTCTGACGCCTGTGTCACCATTTAAAAACGCCTGATAAAGGCGTTGATGAGGAACATATGTTTTTAGAATAAAGTCCATGAGAACAGCATGATGTCCACTGGAGAGACGAGGCTCGATCTGTGAGAGCTGATCCCTGATGACATGAACAGCATCTGATGTCTTCAAACCTAGCAGTTATAAAAAGCAGTGATTGTGTAATTTATTAAAGACTGAAATGAACAAACAAGTACAGTATAAATAGAATACACCCTGTCTACACCAGACACAAGCGGTGTGACGAGACACGACAAAtgccttgttcttaatgggtttgtcgagCGTCGCATCGCATCCattgtggacaaaatgtaaaattgtaatGGGTTCTTTTGTCCTGTCACATCAGGCCGCGTCGCATCCGGTGTTAGTGTTTTATGGGTAAAGAACCTATGTCCCTACCTAAACAGTGTGTGTCAGGGGTGGACAGAAATATTTAATTAACATCAATTTACATCGCTGTTTCCATAAAGTAATTTACAAAGACTTTGCTATGATAAAAATTTATATAAACTGCTCATGAGCTTCAAACCGAGGATTTGTTTTGGTATTGTAA
This genomic window from Triplophysa rosa linkage group LG10, Trosa_1v2, whole genome shotgun sequence contains:
- the lg10h8orf74 gene encoding uncharacterized protein C8orf74 homolog; the encoded protein is MASIDATLQEISRIKRDAGVRRLSGCFHWTEFDGDDKRQHLHQEFVYENVMYAIKRGLPWSTVGQVACVTKDLLPKLVGLKTSDAVHVIRDQLSQIEPRLSSGHHAVLMDFILKTYVPHQRLYQAFLNGDTGVRHIRSELEVEGPPHPPPLCEGTDAVELEQQQVLEETRSKTEADIMKLKVKTEAQMMAKLQASLNDLPREGNICRLEVEKLLHNFLQSQGQIMMESLMEEASLTDSLLNLKLRQKSQLTERHLTNDPVSTKQHCVPTSTKKKFV